The following proteins are encoded in a genomic region of Thiomonas sp. X19:
- a CDS encoding NAD(P)H-dependent glycerol-3-phosphate dehydrogenase: MNITILGAGAWGTALACHAASRHVVQLWGRDAVLMQGLRTRGENTRYLPGIALPETLGLTSDLGAALAHAGAPGGSGLLVLATPVAGLRSVAQAMREHAQANAAAVHPVAGGVEQVLILAKGFERGSGLLPHAVLEQMFAGWAGRPAIGVLSGPSFAQEVARGLPVALTVASADAGLMHHAVQALHGGGMRIYASGDLIGVEVGGAVKNVLAIACGVSDGLGQGHNARAALITRGLAEMSRLGLALGAQMETFMGLSGLGDLVLTCTGELSRNRRVGLQLAAGKTLDRIVAELGHVAEGVPTAQTVLELAHSRGVAMPITAAVADLLGGRCSATDALRTLLAREPQPEAGATSAPTVEMPTKPGAQA, encoded by the coding sequence ATGAACATCACCATTCTCGGTGCCGGCGCCTGGGGCACAGCCCTGGCCTGCCACGCGGCAAGTCGCCATGTCGTGCAACTCTGGGGGCGCGACGCGGTGCTGATGCAAGGCTTGCGCACGCGCGGCGAGAACACCCGCTATCTGCCCGGTATCGCCTTGCCCGAGACGCTGGGCCTCACGTCCGACCTGGGGGCAGCCTTGGCGCATGCCGGCGCTCCAGGAGGTTCAGGGCTGTTGGTGCTGGCCACGCCGGTGGCCGGCTTGCGCAGCGTGGCGCAGGCCATGCGCGAGCATGCGCAGGCAAACGCCGCAGCCGTGCATCCGGTTGCGGGCGGCGTCGAACAGGTGTTGATCCTGGCCAAGGGCTTCGAGCGGGGCAGCGGCCTGCTGCCCCATGCGGTGCTGGAGCAGATGTTCGCAGGCTGGGCGGGCCGGCCGGCCATTGGCGTGCTCTCCGGCCCGAGCTTCGCCCAGGAAGTGGCGCGCGGCCTGCCGGTGGCGCTTACCGTTGCCAGCGCCGATGCCGGTCTCATGCACCATGCCGTGCAGGCCCTGCATGGTGGTGGCATGCGCATTTACGCCAGCGGCGACTTGATCGGCGTGGAAGTGGGTGGGGCGGTGAAGAACGTGCTGGCCATCGCCTGCGGCGTGAGCGACGGCCTGGGCCAGGGGCACAACGCCCGCGCCGCGCTCATCACCCGTGGCCTGGCAGAAATGTCCCGCCTGGGTCTGGCACTGGGAGCGCAGATGGAAACCTTCATGGGCCTGAGCGGCCTGGGTGACCTGGTGCTCACCTGCACCGGGGAGTTGTCGCGCAACCGTCGTGTCGGACTGCAATTGGCGGCGGGCAAGACGCTGGACAGAATCGTGGCCGAACTCGGGCATGTCGCCGAAGGCGTGCCCACCGCGCAAACCGTGCTGGAGCTGGCACACAGCCGAGGTGTGGCCATGCCCATCACCGCGGCCGTGGCCGATTTGCTCGGTGGGCGCTGCAGCGCGACGGATGCGCTGCGCACCCTGCTGGCGCGCGAGCCGCAGCCCGAGGCTGGGGCCACGTCTGCGCCCACGGTCGAGATGCCGACCAAGCCCGGAGCGCAGGCGTGA
- the secB gene encoding protein-export chaperone SecB, whose product MSTPSNNAVADQSPVFMLQRCYLKDLSLEQPNAPKILLEQAQPTVDVQMNVESQAVVEGIFEVAITATITARVNDQTLFLVEGKQAGIFELRNIPQEHADLLLGIACPQTVYPYLRANLADTITRAGFPPVHLAEINFQAMYESQQAQQAGQAPSGLIAPDGSALN is encoded by the coding sequence ATGAGCACCCCCTCGAATAACGCGGTTGCCGATCAGTCGCCGGTCTTCATGTTGCAGCGCTGCTACCTCAAAGACCTGTCGCTGGAGCAGCCCAATGCGCCGAAAATCCTGCTGGAGCAGGCCCAGCCGACGGTGGATGTGCAGATGAACGTGGAATCGCAGGCCGTGGTCGAGGGCATTTTCGAAGTGGCCATCACCGCGACCATCACCGCCCGCGTCAACGACCAGACCCTGTTCCTGGTCGAGGGCAAGCAGGCCGGTATTTTCGAGCTGCGCAACATCCCGCAGGAACACGCCGACTTGTTGCTGGGCATCGCCTGCCCGCAAACGGTTTACCCCTACCTGCGCGCCAACCTGGCCGACACCATCACCCGCGCCGGTTTTCCGCCGGTGCACCTGGCCGAAATCAACTTCCAGGCGATGTACGAAAGCCAGCAAGCCCAGCAAGCCGGCCAGGCCCCGAGCGGCCTGATCGCGCCCGACGGCTCGGCGCTGAACTGA
- the grxC gene encoding glutaredoxin 3 — protein MSQVRMYTTAVCPYCVRAKALLLKRGVQHIEEIRVDLDHQARLHMMESTGRRTVPQIFIGQTHVGGYDDLYALDTRGGLAALLQAVG, from the coding sequence ATGTCTCAGGTTCGCATGTACACCACCGCGGTGTGCCCCTACTGCGTTCGCGCCAAAGCCTTGTTGCTCAAGCGCGGCGTGCAGCATATCGAGGAAATCCGGGTCGATCTCGACCACCAGGCCCGTCTGCACATGATGGAGAGCACCGGCCGGCGCACCGTGCCGCAAATCTTCATTGGCCAGACCCATGTGGGCGGCTACGACGACCTGTACGCGCTCGATACCCGCGGAGGGTTGGCGGCGCTGCTGCAAGCCGTGGGCTGA